A region of the Desulfovibrio desulfuricans genome:
TGAAAGGGCGGCAACGACATGGTCAGCTCGGGATTCATGACGGCAAAGGCCGGACGGGCCATATCCGTTTTGAAGCTGCGTTTGAAGCCGTTTTCCTCGTTGGTCACAACAGTTGAACTGCTCATCTCGCTGCCTGCGGCGGCAATGGTCACCACGCAGCCAACGGGCAGGCAGGCGTCCGGCTTGCGCTTGCCCATGTAATAATCCCACACATCACCCTCGTTGGCGGCGCCGTAGGCAATGGCCTTGGCCGAGTCGATAACGCTACCGCCGCCCACTGCCAGCACAAAATCCACCCCTTCACTGCGTGCCAGTTCAATGCCCTCGCGGATCAGCGAAAGCCGGGGGTTGGGCACGACGCCGCCAAGAGTGACAAAGGCAAGTCCTTCAGCCTGAAGAGAGGTTTTTATCCTGTCCACAAGACCCGAACGCAGGGCGCTCTGCCCGCCAAAGTGGATAAGCACCTTGCGGCATTTGCAGGCTTTGACAAGTGCGCCGGTCTGCTGCTCTGTATTTTTGCCGAAAACCACCCGTGTGGGCGTGTAGTACGTGAAATCGTGCATGGTATCCTCCTGACTGTAAAAAACGCGCGGGCGGCCAAAGCGCAGGGCCGGAGCGTAAGCGTCAGATATTTTCTGCCAGCGCGGCGAGCGAAAGTGTACGCAAAAGCCTGCCTGCCCGATCCGCCTGTGCTGCATCCGCCGAGGCTTCGCGCAGAATGCGCGCCATAAAAACAAGCATATGACGTTGCATATATTCATCGTACCCATAACGGTCTGTCCAGGCCTGCCAGAGGGTATCAAGCCAGCGCAGCGCAGCTTCCGGCTCTGCAGGCCCGCCATAGATCAGCCCTGCGTGCAGTGCCGCCTGTGCGCCTGTCGCCCGGATACCGAACGGAGGGAACACATGCCCAAGCAGTGCGCGCATGTGCCACTGGCGGGCATGGGCTGCTGGCGCATAACGATAGTGCAGCAGCGGCTCTTGCAAATTGACCGCCTGCAATCCGGCCTTGAGCAGGGCATCGGCCCAAAAGGCCATGTCTTCTGCCCTTGCCAGGCTGGCGTCATAGCGTAAGCCAAAGGCGCGCATCGCGTCCAGCCGCACCATGACGCAACAGTTGGGCACAGGCACCCCAAACAGTGTGGCGGCTCGTGTTGCGCCCGGCTGTTCGGGAAACAGCTCAAGCGCGCTTGATTGCTCGAAATACTGCACGCCAGCACCGCAGATATGAATCTGGGATTGCGCCTCAAGGCAGGCATGTTGCGCTTCCAGCCGGTGGGGCATGGCAATGTCGTCCGCGTCCATCCAGGCCAGATACCGACCACGCGCACGGCCCAAGGCCATATTGCGCGCCGTGGCCCGCCCCTTGTTGGATGGCAGCAGCTCAACTCGAATCCTTTTGTCGTCAAAGGACTTCGCAAGGGCAAGGGTATTGTCTGTGGAACCATCGTCCACCACCAGCAGCTCAAAGTCTTCAAAGCTCTGGGCCAGGATGGACTCTATCGCTTCAAGCAGATGGGAGGCGGCATTATAGGCGGGCATTGCCACAGTGATTTCTGGCGTGGACGAACTCACTTACCCTCCCCCCTCACCTGCCTGTACATGGCGGCCACATCATCGCGCCCCGCGCCAAATATGGGCTCCGGTCTGCCCAGCGCAGGCAGTCTGCGGCAATAATCCGGCGCTGTTTCCATCATCCTGGCAGCGCGGGCAAAAACATTGGTGGTTTCCAGCATCCAGTTGCGGCACAGAACCAGCTCTGCTTGCCGGGCCTCCCACAAATGGCTCTTGATTGCAGACAGGATGCTCTGCACGCAGGCTTCCAGATCGCCGAGCGGCAAGGGCAAAAATCCGGGTGCTGGGCAAACAGCGCCAAGGTTGGGCGCTCCAAGAAAGAGCGGCAGCGCCCAGCCGAGCCAGGCATCGGACAGTTTTTCTGTCCAGAAGTTGTCGAGGTAGTTGTTTTCAAGCACCACATGATACTTGTAGGGCGCAATGGCCGACATTTTGTCGTCCACAGGATTGAATTCGCGCCCGTACACATGCAGCGCGTCCCCCAGCCTCTCCTTGAGCATACTCACCAGTGCTAGTCGTGCGCGCTGTGCCGACGTTGCCGTCTTGGTGGAACAGACTACGGAAATCAAGCCTGTTTTTTCTGGCATAGGAAATGCGCGTAATTCACTAAGATTGGTGAATTTACTTATATTTCTTCCTGATGAGCGTTCGACGCCGTAGTGCCAACTCAGACAGGGGTTGCTGATGACCATGCTGCGCCGCTCGACACCGCGCAAGTCATAAGGCGACACCACCGTGCCGAACTGTCCGAGGTAGGAACGGGGATATTTCTTGATTTCAGGCGGCTCGGTGACAAAGAGGATACGCCGTTCACGGGGCACTGTGGTGCTGAAACCCGCAGGGGCTTCGTCAACAACCACAAGCCAAGCGCTGGCAGTTTCCAGCGAGGAGGGGAGCGATGAAGGGGAATGAGCGGCTGGCGGGGGCAGCACAAATTGCGCACGGCCCAGAGCGCCGTTGCCGTCTTCTGTCTGCCGCATCCAGGGCCAGGCCGCGTGGATGGTGGCAAAATAGCACAACAGGGTGGAACTTTCAGCCACAAAGGCCTCGCAATGCCAAGGCCCCGGCCGCTTTTCCATGGTCAGAGGCCGGTTAGCAGCACCTCTTGCTCTGGGTGCATCGGCAACGGATGTTGAAAATCGCCTTAATGCTCAACGGCGTAAATATTGCGGAACACAACGCCATTTTCCTGGCTGCGCACTTCAAGAATGACCTGGGCGTTGGTGAGACTCATGGGGTGCTCGGCAGAAGCAACCATGACGGCGCGCTTGAACCGGCTGATACGAAAACTGCCCACATCTTCGGGCTCAAAACGCAGGGAATATTTTTTGCCATCGGCTGTCAGCAACGTGCCGCTGACCATACCAGAAAGTATCTTCTGGCTGTCGGTATTACGCAGATCCAGTGCGACGCGAAGCTTGCCGCCCCTGATTTCACGCACCTGCACATTCCCTACCTTGACGTAATCAAGGTCAATGGAGGGAAAGTCCTCATGCCCCGGCCCTTCGGTGGTGCGGGCCGCGTCGCTGACCCCGGCCTGAGGCTTGTCTGCCGCCGCTGGCCCGCCTGTAATTGCGGGGCCTTCACCCGGTGCTTCCGCAGCGGCGCCGCCAGTGCTGAGCCTGCGCAGCACAAGCTCCCGACCTGGTATATTTTCTTCACGCAGCAGTTCTTCAAGGTGTTCCAGCCGTTCCGCATTGGCCTGTGCCGTCTGCGAATCGCTTTCAAAGCGCAGCACATTGTCCCGCAACTGCACGTTCTGCTGCCACAAAGTCCAGCACAGCCATCCCAGAACAGCGCAGGCCACGGGCAGGCAGGCCATCACCCCAAGGGCCGCCACAAACCGCCCCCTGCGCACTCGATAGCTGCGCCTGGGGCCGTTATCCCGCATCAGGATTATGCTGAGATTTTCGCGGTACTTCAAACGGTCCTCACGAACTTTGCGTTTGAAATTTCGGGATGGCCGCACACAACACCTTGTTATGATACCTCGCCATAAAACGGGGCAAACTGTTTGACCAGCCTCAGCCCACTGTCCAAGGAGACAAAACGGCAGAAGACCCTATTGACCTGCCTCTCCGATGGGAGCAACGGGAGCGCCAAGAGGTGCCCAGTCCTCGCGGGCGATACGCCAGGCCTTGCCGTCAAAGCGCAGCAAAAGGGTCTTGGTGCCGCGGTCCGTATGGCCGGAGCTGTCGGCATAGACCTGATTCATGTCGGCTCGCAGGCCCTGCTTGTCAGCCACCAGCCGCAGGCCCGTGATCTGAACCAATGTGGGCTGCACACGCTGCCAGAGCAGTTCCTTCTGCTTCTGAATATTCTTTGCGCCCCAACGCCCCTGCTGGATGGCATCGTCCGCATAGTATTCAATGTATTCGTCCAGACGTCCAGCTTCCCAGGCCTTGCGCCATTTTTCAACCATAGCGCTGGCGGCGTCGCTGACCTGATCCAGATAATCCGCTGCAAGGCCAAGTTCTTCTGGCTTGAACTGCGAAGCAACAATGCGGAAATCGCCCTTGTTGTCCCGGCTCCACCAGAAGGAACGCACACCTTGCTCCATGCCGTTGGGGGCCACCACAAGCTGCTCGCAATGACTCACAGCCAGTGAACCCTGGATCTCGAACTTGGGCTTGCGGCTTATGAGGCGCAGCCACGGCACCGCAAAGCGACGATCAAGTTCGCGCATGGTCGAATTGTAGGAATATCCCCGAGGGGTTCCGGCTTCTCGGTTGTACTTGGCCTGATCGTAAAGAGAGGCGATGTTGGTCGAACGCGCGGAAAAATCCGCATTCCAGGCCTGCACGGCCTTTTCCAGCGCGGCGCGGACTTCCGGAGTAAGGCTCAATTGCTGGGCTGCCGCTGCCACGGGAGCATTGGCTTGTGCCGGCGCTGCTATGGGAGCCGGAACAGACGTCGGTGCAGGCAAGTTAACAGCCTGCTGGACCTCGGCGGGTTTTGCCGCCTGATCGGCAGGTTTGGCAGGTGCGCCCTTGGGGGCGGATTCCGCCTCGCTGCGGGCCGCTTCTTCCATTGCGGGGCGCGCTCCCCAGTTTACTTCTGCCGGGGGTGTCGCATTGCTGCGGCGGGGCACCAAAGGATCATTGGCCGCCATGAGTTTGTCGCCCTGACCAGCCTTGGCGGTAGCGGTTTTGTCCTGCGAGGGCTGCGGCGCGGCAAGAGCCGTTGCCTCCGCTTTTTCAGGCGCGGCTTCGGGCATATCCAGCCGGGGGCGCTGAGGTGCTTCAGAGGAAGCATCGCTGACCTGCTGCAAGGGCGCTTCGGCCACAAGCTGGCCCTTCTGAAAATCGGCGCGCATACCCAGATCCCGCGGGGTCCATTCCATACCAACAATGCGGAACTTCTGGTCGTTATCTCGCTGCCAGTACAAACGGCGCACGCCTTCAGTGGAAAGATTGGATGCCGTATAGAGCTGCTCTGACCAGGTTACCCAATACCCCGGCCCTTCCAGCACGTTGATCTTGCGATTGAAAATCTTGATGAACCGAAGCGACTTGAACAGACGCTCCTTGTTCTGCCGGAAGGCCGTGAAATTTTCCGTCATGGCCCTGGAATAGGCATCAGGATTATAGTAATCAAACATCTTGACCGAACGGGAGGCCCAGGCGTTGCTCCAGTTCTGCATCAGGCGGCGCCGTTCGTTGGCGGTGCTGCTGTCGGGCCGGGGCTGGGCGTTCTCGTCCATCTTATCGGCCAGAACCACGGCCGTACCGGGCGTCAGCTGCGGCCCGACCTCGTCAATTTCCTTAAGCCCGATGGCCACACAGCCACGGGTGGAAAGCGGTTCAATGCCAAAACCCTTGCTGTGAATCCAGATGCCGTGGCCGGTTTTGCCGCGCAGGCGATCCACGGGGTTAGGATAGTTCAGGGTATAGGCAATGCCGCCATACTCCTTGAAATCCAGCCCGCTGGCAATTTTGTATTCCACAAAGTAGATGCCTTCGGGCGTACGCAGATCGTTGAGCGCCTGTTTGTCGCCGGGCAACTGGCCTGTGGTGCAGGGATAGGTGTATTTGAGCTTGAGGGGGCTTTTCTTCTCAAAAAACATGAAGGTCTGGCGCTTTTTGTCCACAGCCACCAAATGCGTAGGAAGCCCCTCGTTGTACAGAGAGGCTTGCCATTCTTCGGCCTGCGCCAGATGTGGAGCGGCAAGTGG
Encoded here:
- a CDS encoding glycosyltransferase family 2 protein translates to MSSSTPEITVAMPAYNAASHLLEAIESILAQSFEDFELLVVDDGSTDNTLALAKSFDDKRIRVELLPSNKGRATARNMALGRARGRYLAWMDADDIAMPHRLEAQHACLEAQSQIHICGAGVQYFEQSSALELFPEQPGATRAATLFGVPVPNCCVMVRLDAMRAFGLRYDASLARAEDMAFWADALLKAGLQAVNLQEPLLHYRYAPAAHARQWHMRALLGHVFPPFGIRATGAQAALHAGLIYGGPAEPEAALRWLDTLWQAWTDRYGYDEYMQRHMLVFMARILREASADAAQADRAGRLLRTLSLAALAENI
- a CDS encoding glycosyltransferase family 10 domain-containing protein — protein: MAESSTLLCYFATIHAAWPWMRQTEDGNGALGRAQFVLPPPAAHSPSSLPSSLETASAWLVVVDEAPAGFSTTVPRERRILFVTEPPEIKKYPRSYLGQFGTVVSPYDLRGVERRSMVISNPCLSWHYGVERSSGRNISKFTNLSELRAFPMPEKTGLISVVCSTKTATSAQRARLALVSMLKERLGDALHVYGREFNPVDDKMSAIAPYKYHVVLENNYLDNFWTEKLSDAWLGWALPLFLGAPNLGAVCPAPGFLPLPLGDLEACVQSILSAIKSHLWEARQAELVLCRNWMLETTNVFARAARMMETAPDYCRRLPALGRPEPIFGAGRDDVAAMYRQVRGEGK
- a CDS encoding L,D-transpeptidase family protein — encoded protein: MRVKVLTDPRALPHVALSQRLAGSAVSSIVRPLISCLANCLVRCMALGLLMAFGIGCPLAAPHLAQAEEWQASLYNEGLPTHLVAVDKKRQTFMFFEKKSPLKLKYTYPCTTGQLPGDKQALNDLRTPEGIYFVEYKIASGLDFKEYGGIAYTLNYPNPVDRLRGKTGHGIWIHSKGFGIEPLSTRGCVAIGLKEIDEVGPQLTPGTAVVLADKMDENAQPRPDSSTANERRRLMQNWSNAWASRSVKMFDYYNPDAYSRAMTENFTAFRQNKERLFKSLRFIKIFNRKINVLEGPGYWVTWSEQLYTASNLSTEGVRRLYWQRDNDQKFRIVGMEWTPRDLGMRADFQKGQLVAEAPLQQVSDASSEAPQRPRLDMPEAAPEKAEATALAAPQPSQDKTATAKAGQGDKLMAANDPLVPRRSNATPPAEVNWGARPAMEEAARSEAESAPKGAPAKPADQAAKPAEVQQAVNLPAPTSVPAPIAAPAQANAPVAAAAQQLSLTPEVRAALEKAVQAWNADFSARSTNIASLYDQAKYNREAGTPRGYSYNSTMRELDRRFAVPWLRLISRKPKFEIQGSLAVSHCEQLVVAPNGMEQGVRSFWWSRDNKGDFRIVASQFKPEELGLAADYLDQVSDAASAMVEKWRKAWEAGRLDEYIEYYADDAIQQGRWGAKNIQKQKELLWQRVQPTLVQITGLRLVADKQGLRADMNQVYADSSGHTDRGTKTLLLRFDGKAWRIAREDWAPLGAPVAPIGEAGQ